ATGCGCGCCGGATGATAGTTGAGCTACAGTTGATCCGAACAGTGCCTTGAGTCGGCGGCGCACCAATTCCTCGCGGGCCTCCAAGAAGTCTGGAAAACGCTCGAATTCCCAAAGCGCCTGATCGTCTGGAATCAGGTGACGTTTCAAGAAGCCCGGCTCGCGCGAGCTCAACCACTTACCCACGGGCATATCTTGTTTCCCCATGTTCTCAGGGGCAAGCAGCAAACAGAGGTTTCCTAGACGATCTTTCTTCTGGATCCAGTCTAGCCTCCCCATGGTTGAAAGCTCCTTTGGCTTGAACAGACTACGCGCAAAGATGTGGTCCTGGTGGAACTGCATAGTCCCCCAACCCGCATCATCATACAGCAAGGAAAGAGCCAGAAAGGTCTGCTGCTGCCCATAGGTGCGGTTTAGCATTTCACCCAAAGCGAAATCATCGAATTCTGCCGAGCGTCCTGCCTTTCGAATGGTGAGATTGATCGCGTCGATGGGAAAGTCGGCTCCCGCACCAGACATTCCCTGCAGGCTCGCACGAATGTCCCGCAGCATGTTATCCGACGTTCCGCCGAACACTCCGTTCAGGAGCGCCATAATGAGCCAACGCCGAATCAAGCCCGCATTGTGCGCTTCGAATGGTGTGGAACCCCGCAAGCTCACACCAGGGTTCTTAAACAAGTAGTAGATGATCGGGATTAGCGCGTTGGCACTTGTTAAGTTGTCTCGGTCGATCCCGAACGAATTGGCAAGGTCAACGCCCTGCTCAATGGCCTTCTTGATTCTAGGCCAATGCTGACGAATGGTGGTCAGATTCGCGTTGTTGAAGTTTTGCACCTTGTACGCGACAGGAAGGTCTGTAAGAACAAGACACGACTTCATGATGAAGTCTTTGTCAAAATCGTTGCGCCTGGTCAGTTGTGTATTGATGCGATCAACGAAGTTGAAAATCTCGTCCCGCGCGTTTACGCCGTCCCAGCTCGATGTAACCATTGAAAGCAAGAGGTCGGACTTACTCAGTTTAGTCCCACCCTCGTTTGCACGAACGAAGATGTCCAGAACGCGATCATAGTCTTGATCAGTCTCCGTGTAGTACGCGATTACCTCATCGACATGCACAGCTTGATAGAGCCGCTCAATATTTTTTTCGAATGTCCTACGCTCACTGCGTGACAGCCCCTGCTTGGTAAGTTCTTCGTCCTTCTCTTCAAGGAAGTCGTCAAGCTTCTGGCGCTCGTCGAAGTCGAGAATTCGCCCGATCTTGAACCAGTAATGCTCAGAATTCGGCACCGGTGTTTCTTCCATGAACTCAAACTTGTAATACACGCCGCTCTCGGATGCCCCCTCGCTGTCGAGGCGAGGATCGGCGAAGAGATCGAGATGCAATCTCTGAGCGCTCCAAGCGTCCGGATTGTCCCACCGCTTGTACTTTTTCTTCGCCGTATAGGTGCCACGAAGGCCAATCATCAGGGACGTGAGGCGCTGCTGTCCGTCCAGCACGAGGGATAGACTTGTGACACCATCCGTGCTCGCCAACTGGTTATGCATGCCGCCGTATGCCGCTTTTTCAAGAAACTCGTAAACTTGCCATTTGTCGCGGTTTTCCGGCTTCAGCTCCCAGAACAGAAATGAGCTGATTGGGTAACCCCGCATGATCGAGTCAAAGAGTTGCACGATCTGCTCAGGCTTCCAGACGAACTCTCTTTGGATCGCAGGGAGGAAATATTGGCGGTTCATTCGTCCGATGGTGAGGGCGATTGTTTCAGAGCGGTAGCTCATGGGAACGATCCTCTCTTTCAGAGAATGTTATTTGTCGATTTTTCTGTGATTCAGTGGCGCAGGTTAGCGATTAATTAACATTGCAGTCAAGGTGAATGATCTCCCCGATTTTGCAAGTGGCTATGAACTTGTGACCTGTCCGCTGAGCATCAGAAGAGAGGCAGCCGCACGGACAGCAGTGCGATAGATATTTTTTTAACCAAGTGTGCGGGCGGATGTGATTTCTGACCGTTCTGACATTGCTGCCATATATATTCGACTATTTCTGTTCAGCCAGTTTGTTATTCCCCGCGCAGATTGAGCTCCACGGTTTTATCGTGGGGCTTCAGCGAACACGGAGGATCGTCTGCCTTTTCCCTTTTCGCCTTTTCCACAGTATTAAAGGTGTGGCCAAGGTTGCCCTCAACTGCGCGCATCGGACGAGCGCTGTTTCATCGCGCGCGTTCTGCGAGCAAAGAGGGCACCTGGCCGCGCCCCCTCCCGCTCTTGCATATCATTCTTTAGCCCTCGTACAATACCCATTCTCTAAGCTAACCCATTGGCTTTTTGAATGATTCGGGTCGTTTCGCAGCCGGGCGAAAGAAAGACCAGAGTTCTATGAAGATTGAGTATTCCAAGGGCGAGCGGGCTTCCAAAGAACTGATTCTCCTGAATCGTCAGAGATTCGAAGCCACCAGCGGTCGGAAGATGAAGGTCATGCTGATCTTCCCGCCCGACTGGTTTCCGTCAGAGCCCTATCTCAGCCTTCCCTCCCTCACCGCCGTCCTCCGCCAGGCCGGGCATACGGTCATCCAAAAAGACATCAATCTCGAAATGTGGGACTGGTACTTCAGCGAGGACTTTTTGAAGAAAGTCCTGCGCCGGGTGCCGCAGCAGCTCGACCGGCTCCGCAAGCTCTCCAAGAAGCGGGATCTGGACGCCAAGGAGATGGATTTGCAGCTCGCACTCTGCGATGTGACCAGGCAGAAGATCGATGAATTGATCAAGAAGGCGGAGAAGGCCAAGGCGATCATCCGTGGGGAAGTATTCTACGAAATCGATCAGTTAGAGTGGGCCATTCAAGTCTTTCGCGAAGTCACGTCGGTCATTTCGATGGTCTATGCCCCAGCGCGGATCTGCATGCCGCCGATGGAGACGGACCTGTCCTACAAGGTTTTCGTCTCCTCCGAAGTCATGGATGCGGTGAACGATACCCAGGTGAATATCTACCGCGACGTGTTCGACCATTTGGTGAAGCCGGCGATCGAGAAGGAACAGCCGGACGTGATCGGTATCTCGATCGTGTTGCAGCAGCAGATGTTCTCCACCATGACCTTCTGCGCCCTGATCAAGCAGCACTTCCCCCATATCCACATCACGATCGGCGGGAACACGGTCACGCGCCTGCGCGACGTGCTGCCCCAGTCGCCTCTGTTCCAATATTTCGACAGTGCCGTGGTCTATGAAGGGGAGACGGCCTTCGTCCAACTGGTGTCAGCGGTGGGGGCGAAGCGGAGCCTGGCGGACGTGCCGAACACGATCTACAAGGACGAGACCGGGGTCCATACGTCGGAGACGAGTTTTGCAGAAGACATGCATGCGCTGCCGCCGCCGGACTTCGACGGGCTGTTGCTGGACAAATATTTTGTGCCGACGAAGATCCTGCCCTATCTGGCGACGCGCGGCTGCTACTGGGGCCGCTGCGAGTTTTGCGACCATGGCGAGGGCTATACGGCTGGCTACCGGACGAAGAAGATCCAGGACATTCTCGGAGAGATCCGGCATCTGCGCGATAAGTACGGGGCGAAGCATTTTCACTTCACCGACGAGTCGTACCCGCCGGCCCTGTTTCGTAAACTGGCGCGCGGCTTGATCGACACCAAAATGGATATCGTCTGGACGACGCACATGCGGTTTGAGAAGAGCCTGCTGGAAGATCAAGTCTGGCAGGATGCGAAGGATTCGGGCTGCAAGTATCTCCACTTCGGCTACGAATCGGGGAATGAGCGGGTGCTGAAGCTGATGGACAAGGCGACGACGACAGAGATCATGACGAAGCATCTCCAACTCACGGCCAATGCCGGTATCTGGAACCATTGCATGGGCTTCTTCGGCTTTCCCGGCGAGACGAAGGAAGAGGCCTGGTCCTCGGTGGAGTTTCTGGAACAGAACAAGGACCATGTGCATTCTCTCGGCTTCGGCACCTTCGATCTCGGCAGACATAATCCGGTGGCGAAGCATCCGGATAAGTGGGGCGTGACCGCCTATAAGAATCCCGAATGGGATCTGGCGCTCGACTACTACTACACGGTGAAGAACGGCATGAGCATCGAAGAGGCGGAGCGGGTGTTTCAACAGTTCGAACAGAACCATTACGCGGGCTGGGACCTGCGGCTGTACATCAGGGAATATATTTTTCTGTATATCGCGAAGTTCGGGTTGGAGAAGTTGCGGGATCTGCAATATCAAGCGATGAAAACGGCGGGCGTGATGCCGACGCTCGCGGGGAAAATGTGACGGGGGATAGGCAAGAGGCGAGAGGTTAGAGGGATGAAAGTGTGCGATAGTTCCTCCCCTTTGTAAGGGGAGGCTAGGTGGGGTAGAAGCACGGACTCTACCTCCCCTGACCCCTCCTTATAAAGGAGGGGAATGTGGACGGTGAAAGAAACCATCTATGAGTAGCTCCGGTCTCGTACAAATCCAAGGTTTGGCTCCGATCAAGAAAGAGGATCGGAAGTCGTCGAAGGTGATGCTGCTCTTTCCTCCTGAATGGGTGCCGACGGCTCCCTATCTGGCCTTGCCCTCGTTGACGGCCATCCTCCGCGAAGCGGGACATCATGTATCGCAGCGTGACATCAACATCGAGATGTACGACCACTTCTTCACGATGGAGTTCCTGATCTGGGTGAAGGCCCGGTTGGGGATGCAGTTGAAGCCGCTTCAAGACAAAGAGAAGGCCGGGACGCTCACGGAGCGGGAGGCGGATCAGAAGGCCGTGGTGGAGCAGGCCTATGCCGTGGACGTGTTCGATCTGGCGGAGCGGGCCGAGGATGCCAAGCTGATCGTGCGCGGCGAGCGCTTCTACCAAGCTGAAAAGCTGGAAGGTGCGCTGAACTGTTTCCGTGAGGTGATGCACTACATTTCCGCCGCCTACTATCCTGCCTCGATCGTGTTCTATCCGATGGAAAGCAACCTGGGCTATCGGCCCGGCGTGTCGAAAGAAGTCTTCGCCTGTCTGGACGATGAACAGGTGAACGTCTATCGGGATATCTGCAACCAGTTGGTCATGCCGGCGGTGGCGAAAGAGAAGCCGGACGTGGTCGGGGTCTCGATCGGGACGCAGATGCAGCTCCTCGCGGG
This portion of the Nitrospirota bacterium genome encodes:
- a CDS encoding radical SAM protein; amino-acid sequence: MKIEYSKGERASKELILLNRQRFEATSGRKMKVMLIFPPDWFPSEPYLSLPSLTAVLRQAGHTVIQKDINLEMWDWYFSEDFLKKVLRRVPQQLDRLRKLSKKRDLDAKEMDLQLALCDVTRQKIDELIKKAEKAKAIIRGEVFYEIDQLEWAIQVFREVTSVISMVYAPARICMPPMETDLSYKVFVSSEVMDAVNDTQVNIYRDVFDHLVKPAIEKEQPDVIGISIVLQQQMFSTMTFCALIKQHFPHIHITIGGNTVTRLRDVLPQSPLFQYFDSAVVYEGETAFVQLVSAVGAKRSLADVPNTIYKDETGVHTSETSFAEDMHALPPPDFDGLLLDKYFVPTKILPYLATRGCYWGRCEFCDHGEGYTAGYRTKKIQDILGEIRHLRDKYGAKHFHFTDESYPPALFRKLARGLIDTKMDIVWTTHMRFEKSLLEDQVWQDAKDSGCKYLHFGYESGNERVLKLMDKATTTEIMTKHLQLTANAGIWNHCMGFFGFPGETKEEAWSSVEFLEQNKDHVHSLGFGTFDLGRHNPVAKHPDKWGVTAYKNPEWDLALDYYYTVKNGMSIEEAERVFQQFEQNHYAGWDLRLYIREYIFLYIAKFGLEKLRDLQYQAMKTAGVMPTLAGKM
- a CDS encoding DUF262 domain-containing protein; this encodes MSYRSETIALTIGRMNRQYFLPAIQREFVWKPEQIVQLFDSIMRGYPISSFLFWELKPENRDKWQVYEFLEKAAYGGMHNQLASTDGVTSLSLVLDGQQRLTSLMIGLRGTYTAKKKYKRWDNPDAWSAQRLHLDLFADPRLDSEGASESGVYYKFEFMEETPVPNSEHYWFKIGRILDFDERQKLDDFLEEKDEELTKQGLSRSERRTFEKNIERLYQAVHVDEVIAYYTETDQDYDRVLDIFVRANEGGTKLSKSDLLLSMVTSSWDGVNARDEIFNFVDRINTQLTRRNDFDKDFIMKSCLVLTDLPVAYKVQNFNNANLTTIRQHWPRIKKAIEQGVDLANSFGIDRDNLTSANALIPIIYYLFKNPGVSLRGSTPFEAHNAGLIRRWLIMALLNGVFGGTSDNMLRDIRASLQGMSGAGADFPIDAINLTIRKAGRSAEFDDFALGEMLNRTYGQQQTFLALSLLYDDAGWGTMQFHQDHIFARSLFKPKELSTMGRLDWIQKKDRLGNLCLLLAPENMGKQDMPVGKWLSSREPGFLKRHLIPDDQALWEFERFPDFLEAREELVRRRLKALFGSTVAQLSSGAHPARNE